One window of the Cydia splendana chromosome 18, ilCydSple1.2, whole genome shotgun sequence genome contains the following:
- the LOC134799080 gene encoding uncharacterized protein LOC134799080 gives MRRTYCAVFIIKCILINFCLGEISIEKKEQILNGFIDLLNNLPDQLYTYEEGVLLEAEKTNDNTYKVCARLKVSDIHNVDSVKILRCRAELVQNEDNVLVIQQGHDCVEAQDTGTAQDVETGVSGEDRTTESAGYDGPVKLYNEVQQPNAEVTSGEQFVAIPRASPSVPCIGCASHVDPTAAGVPELANLGIRHLDLHDPAKHVLKSVVDVERQVQVVNGVRYILTLLVDYDNCTAPDAVPCPVSIPCKISILEKPWKKLPDGSKYRAILANNCTAEWLFGDEGEVLPVLENNENNEIHPDPNADPDALKVIHNFDAQARPNQENSNADKVLKNVEDQIIPFSEFEASGHRIEATSTEKIAPPQETAEQIHADEIQRNYNENAAVEQQFQTRETNSFLSEDKKKAVDDLMHYFDLDGFQKPEVTSDHHREKRSYDELQYGNKPKHNNKYKFIQNLARQMVDYVNKVDMAIKNRVFTDVILADDEFGNNQHFFYIQASVTVPCHGSRCNNNEIVKEVCSGAVEATDENAPRILNAFCYADEIHFSKEKIILLADPVLVEQVQPALEKIESESPKDNAIKLVKILDATTKKMSGSLTRITLSLKYTSCKKSQDFYTRVNCSIIEDMGSKICQVEIHEIHDNMQIKYQCIERSARQDFSDSEQVDKKTGNVDPEIRNMVQQALKSLEQETDANRKLKVVDIKSVSTKLMAGLLTKIVFSVGYTNCLNDKNVDDNTCELLQNTPIRECEAQVWDRQWLADSRQINVKCQKYTDRHSDVEKKEIPVKRKKRSNFVGGEIEKNPNNPLYKQLADESIKQHLAYNNGLQVSVKELKVKRVLVQVVAGTLTKIDFDVIPADGEIFSCHSEIWEQPWLKKKEITVTCPNNQRRKRSLKGGIKNQDPEDPKYRKLAQESLEKYRATLVGGQLNVKELKVTKVATQVVSGTKTFIDFTVFPTNGDEIKCHSEIWEQLWLNKKDIDVNCGVNQKQNRVKRGLPGGHKEQNTEDPKYRTLAQESLDKYRTTLVGGQLNVKELKVTKVTTQVVSGTKTFIDFTVFPTNGDEITCHSEIWEQPWLDKKEIDVNCGLNKQQRKKRQMPGGEVNQDHEDQKYKKLAQESLNHYIQSINGNTVNAKDLKVKKVVTQVVAGSLTKIDFDVTPTEGEVFSCHSEVWERPWLNKKDINVDCDFNKQQSRAKKSIPGGQNEVNPEDPKYTKLAQESLDKYRATLVGGQLNVKELKVTKVATQVVSGLKTFIDFTVFPTNGDELTCHSEIWEQRWLNKKEIDVKCDLKGREKRAIFHDNPEKYKYGSPNELGASEPQFKLLAVESLQKYAEMINSPVHHEVVEVKKVIVKVVAGKLYEIDFTAVPTSCSTYEANQENCIARNDTLLSCHAQVWARPWLKSNEIDVICKSNDRKVEDVILKEEDDDYEKKLILHPRQEKKGKELKMLAQEVLETYERQFNSIYKHKIKSIGTSYEQISEGILTTIEFYASLTKCLTVDETNVDDCQIKQPEVVILCKSIVRERTWIYFKDIKVSCENANTTKLDVLDWDDETPSAKENYADRHKRDVIEDDDDNYMDDEMKYYYANRALQHLNQRSDSNLQKLITIHSLDVSNQMGARMIRMYIETAMTFCVRNQLERVDISECDEIEGLEHKLCHVRIWPSVNEDLILRHVVVVCDDDSDFSSVTGFEVSKLIAASLRKLEESPKIKFKLVHQGEPYVMPALSTRFPIKLNFVVLRTNCTKDVDVFKQRHMCFVDSTTPATSCESKIYLSPNSKDIKDIKASCNPTRRERRDVSFSPAKSNSEDAIIAELVEASLEKLETSSLHRYKQRVLKINSYSTKITRGRETTIDFDVGYSSCLKYESIKNISNCEFLEYLPIRHCISHVFERLWVENGRNIDVLCEDDETPLESQMEFDSADTANQIGNEALKHIEAKYPNAKRLQVVRIFSLKKQNIAGIHYRLKMEVGVTDCPALSLKKDCKLVDGFENNKFCRVNVWIRPWTDHPPNFRVICDYQESETAEVYHRMQAEHLFANFLATYRPDYMDDYKEMSRRFKIFRANVRKVHELNIHERGSATYAITQFSDLTSEEFSSKYLGLNTSLKSENNIPMIKAEIPKIDLPQSFDWRDQGAVTEVKDQGQCGSCWAFSVTGNVEGQWKLTSGKLLSLSEQELVDCDKTDQGCNGGLMDNAYRAIEELGGLELETDYPYEAADDKCVFNKTLSRVQISGSVNISSNETEMAQWLVANGPISIGINANAMQFYVGGVSHPWKALCSPKNLDHGVLIVGFGIKEYPIFNKRLPYWIVKNSWGKSWGEQGYYRVYRGDGTCGVNQMASSAVV, from the exons ATGCGTCGCACTTACTGTGcagtttttattataaaatgtattttaattaactttTGCTTAGGTGAGATAAGCATTGAGAAGAAGGAACAAATTTTGAATGGCTTCATAGATTTGTTGAACAATCTACCCGATCAGCTTTATACTTATGAAGAAGGAGTACTTTTAGAAGCGGAGAAGACG AATGATAACACCTACAAGGTCTGTGCGCGGCTCAAAGTCAGTGACATCCATAATGTGGATTCTGTCAAGATATTACGTTGCAGAGCTGAACTAGTACAGAATGAGGATAATGTACTGGTCATACAACAAGGGCATGATTGTGTAGAGGCGCAAGATACTGGCACGGCGCAAGATGTGGAGACGGGAGTTAGTGGTGAAGACCGTACAACAGAGTCTGCGGGTTATGATGGGCCCGTGAAGCTATATAATGAAGTACAACAACCTAATGCTGAG GTGACATCAGGCGAGCAGTTCGTCGCGATCCCTCGAGCCAGTCCCAGCGTGCCATGCATCGGTTGCGCGTCCCACGTAGACCCCACCGCAGCCGGCGTGCCCGAACTAGCCAACCTTGGCATCCGACATTTGGACCTCCATGACCCGGCCAAGCATGTGCTTAAATCTGTCGTTGATGTGGAGCGACAGGTTCAG GTAGTAAATGGCGTCCGCTACATACTCACCCTGCTTGTCGATTATGACAATTGCACGGCGCCTGACGCCGTTCCCTGCCCAGTGAGTATTCCGTGCAAAATTTCCATCCTTGAAAAGCCGTGGAAAAAGTTACCAGACGGTTCAAAGTACCGAGCCATACTAGCCAACAACTGCACTGCTGAATGGCTATTTGGTGACGAAGGCGAGGTGCTGCCCGTTCTTGAAAATAATGAAAACAATGAAATTCACCCAGACCCCAATGCGGATCCTGATGCCTTGaaagttattcataatttcGATGCGCAAGCGCGTCCTAATCAAGAAAATTCTAATGCTGACAAAgttttaaaaaatgtagaaGACCAAATTATTCCGTTCAGTGAATTTGAAGCATCTGGACACCGCATTGAAGCAACTTCAACAGAGAAAATAGCGCCGCCTCAAGAAACTGCCGAGCAGATCCACGCAGACGAAATACAAAGAAATTATAATGAAAACGCGGCCGTCGAACAGCAGTTCCAAACGAGGGAAACTAACTCTTTTTTAAGCGAAGACAAGAAGAAAGCGGTTGATGATCTAATGCACTATTTCGACTTAGATGGTTTCCAAAAACCGGAAGTTACTAGTGATCATCACAGAGAAAAAAGAAGTTACGATGAACTTCAGTACGGAAATAAACccaaacataataataaatataaattcatTCAAAATTTGGCTCGACAAATGGTCGATTACGTAAATAAAGTAGATATGGCTATAAAAAACAGAGTTTTTACAGATGTAATACTCGCGGATGACGAATTTGGAAATAACCAGCATTTCTTCTACATACAAGCGTCAGTAACCGTGCCCTGCCACGGATCTAGATGTAACAATAATGAGATCGTAAAAGAAGTTTGTAGTGGTGCTGTAGAGGCTACCGATGAAAACGCTCCTAGGATACTAAATGCATTCTGTTATGCAGATGAAATCCATTTCagcaaagaaaaaataattttgttggCCGATCCAGTACTAGTCGAACAAGTTCAACCTGCTTTAGAGAAAATTGAATCAGAATCTCCTAAAGATAATGCAATTAAGTTAGTAAAAATTCTAGATGCAACTACAAAAAAGATGTCCGGGTCATTAACAAGGATCACCTTGTCCCTTAAATATACAAGTTGTAAGAAATCGCAGGATTTTTACACTCGAGTGAACTGTAGTATAATCGAAGACATGGGCTCTAAAATATGTCAAGTAGAAATACACGAAATACACGATAATATGCAAATTAAATATCAGTGCATTGAACGAAGCGCACGCCAAGATTTCTCAGATTCAGAGCAAGTTGATAAGAAAACCGGAAATGTTGATCCGGAAATTCGTAACATGGTACAACAAGCTTTAAAGAGCCTGGAACAAGAAACAGACGCTAATCGAAAACTAAAAGTAGTCGACATAAAATCAGTTTCGACCAAACTCATGGCCGGTTTGTTAACTAAAATCGTCTTTTCCGTCGGATATACAAATTGTCTTAATGATAAGAATGTAGACGATAATACTTGTGAATTACTGCAAAATACACCCATTCGCGAGTGCGAAGCACAAGTATGGGATAGGCAATGGCTGGCAGATAGTAGGCAAATAAATGTTAAGTGCCAAAAGTATACTGACAGACATTCAGATGTTGAAAAAAAAGAGATCCCAGTGAAAAGAAAAAAACGATCTAACTTTGTTGGCGGTGAAATAGAGAAAAACCCTAATAACCCTCTCTACAAACAATTAGCTGATGAATCTATAAAACAACACTTAGCATACAATAATGGCCTTCAAGTCAGCGTTAAAGAGCTAAAAGTAAAACGAGTACTCGTTCAAGTTGTTGCAGGTACTCTAACTAAAATTGATTTCGATGTTATCCCTGCCGATGGTGAAATCTTCAGCTGTCATTCTGAGATTTGGGAACAGCCTTGGCTTAAAAAGAAGGAAATTACTGTAACATGCCCAAACAATCAGAGAAGAAAGCGTAGTCTGAAAGGTGGAATTAAGAACCAAGACCCTGAGGATCCTAAGTACAGAAAATTAGCACAAGAATCTTTAGAAAAGTATCGTGCGACTCTTGTTGGTGGCCAACTTAATGTCAAAGAACTGAAAGTAACAAAAGTTGCTACACAGGTTGTTTCTGGCACCaaaacatttattgattttacaGTATTCCCTACTAACGGTGACGAAATAAAGTGCCATTCTGAGATATGGGAGCAGCTTTGGCTTAATAAGAAAGACATTGATGTAAATTGTGGTGTAAACCAAAAACAAAATAGAGTTAAGAGAGGTTTACCTGGCGGCCACAAAGAACAAAATACTGAAGACCCAAAATACAGAACATTAGCCCAAGAATCTTTAGACAAGTATCGTACAACTCTAGTTGGTGGTCAACTTAATGTAAAAGAATTGAAAGTTACAAAAGTCACCACACAGGTAGTGTCCGGTACCaaaacatttattgattttactGTATTCCCTACTAATGGTGACGAAATAACATGCCATTCTGAGATATGGGAGCAGCCTTGGCTTGATAAGAAAGAAATTGATGTGAATTGTGGTTTAAATAAACAGCAAAGAAAGAAGCGACAAATGCCCGGCGGTGAAGTGAATCAAGACCACGAAGACCAAAAATATAAGAAATTAGCGCAGGAATCTTTGAACCATTACATTCAGTCCATCAATGGGAATACCGTTAACGCTAAAGATCTAAAAGTTAAAAAAGTAGTTACTCAAGTAGTTGCTGGTTCTTTAACTAAAATTGATTTTGACGTAACTCCTACAGAGGGTGAAGTATTCAGCTGCCATTCTGAAGTTTGGGAAAGGCCGTGGCTTAATAAGAAAGACATCAATGTGGATTGTGATTTTAATAAACAGCAAAGTAGAGCTAAAAAAAGTATACCTGGCGGCCAAAACGAAGTAAATCCTGAAGACCCAAAATACACTAAATTAGCTCAAGAATCTTTAGACAAGTATCGTGCGACTCTTGTTGGTGGCCAACTTAATGTTAAAGAACTGAAAGTAACCAAAGTTGCAACACAGGTAGTTTCTGGCCTCAAAACATTTATTGATTTCACTGTGTTCCCTACTAACGGTGACGAATTAACGTGCCATTCTGAGATTTGGGAACAGCGATGGCTAAACAAGAAGGAAATAGATGTAAAATGTGACTTGAAGGGCCGAGAAAAGCGTGCAATATTTCACGACAACCCAGAGAAATATAAATATGGATCTCCAAATGAACTTGGTGCCAGTGAGCCGCAGTTCAAATTATTAGCGGTTGAATCTTTACAGAAGTATGCGGAGATGATAAACAGCCCAGTACATCATGAAGTTGTCGAAGTAAAGAAGGTGATTGTCAAG GTAGTCGCAGGGAAACTCTACGAAATTGATTTCACCGCAGTTCCTACTTCATGTTCAACGTATGAGGCTAATCAAGAAAATTGTATCGCTCGAAACGACACTCTTCTGTCTTGTCATGCACAAGTCTGGGCTCGGCCTTGGTTGAAATCAAACGAGATTGATGTTATCTGTAAAAGCAATGATAGAAAAGTCGAAGATGTCATTTTGAAAGAAGAAGACGATGATTATGAAAAGAAACTAATATTACACCCACGGCAAGAAAAAAAAGGCAAAGAACTAAAAATGCTTGCTCAAGAAGTACTGGAAACGTATGAACGACAGTTTAACTCGAtctataaacataaaataaaaagtattgggACCTCCTATGAGCAAATTAGTGAAGGTATTTTGACCACTATTGAATTTTATGCGTCACTCACGAAATGTCTAACTGTTGATGAAACTAACGTTGATGACTGCCAGATAAAGCAACCTGAAGTTGTAATATTGTGCAAGTCGATTGTACGGGAGCGGACATGGATATACTTTAAAGATATAAAAGTGTCGTGTGAGAATGCAAATACTACTAAGTTAGACGTACTGGATTGGGATGATGAAACACCCAGCGCGAAAGAAAATTACGCCGACAGACATAAACGAGACGTAATTGAAGATGATGACGATAATTACATGGATGATGAAATGAAATACTATTATGCCAATCGTGCTCTTCAACATCTAAATCAACGCAGTGACAGTAACTTACAGAAATTGATTACGATTCATTCTCTTGATGTCTCCAATCAGATGGGCGCACGAATGATACGTATGTACATCGAAACGGCTATGACATTCTGTGTGCGTAATCAACTAGAGCGTGTAGATATCTCAGAGTGTGACGAAATAGAAGGTTTAGAGCACAAATTGTGTCACGTCAGGATATGGCCCTCTGTCAACGAAGATTTGATTCTACGGCATGTGGTAGTCGTTTGCGACGATGATAGTGACTTTTCTTCGGTGACTGGATTCGAAGTATCTAAATTGATAGCCGCCTCGTTGCGAAAGCTGGAGGAATCaccaaaaataaaattcaaattaGTCCATCAAGGAGAGCCATACGTAATGCCTGCACTCAGCACGAGATTTCCtattaaattgaattttgttgttttaaggaCGAACTGCACTAAAGATGTAGATGTGTTTAAACAACGACACATGTGTTTTGTAGATTCTACTACACCAGCTACGTCATGCGAATCTAAGATATATCTTTCTCCCAATAGTAAGGACATCAAAGATATTAAAGCTTCATGCAACCCAACTCGCAGGGAACGAAGAGATGTCAGCTTTAGCCCAGCTAAATCCAATAGCGAGGATGCTATCATTGCTGAACTAGTTGAAGCGTCACTGGAAAAGCTTGAAACATCGTCGCTGCATAGATATAAGCAGAGGGTATTGAAAATCAATAGCTACTCTACAAAAATCACAAGAGGACGAGAGACCACAATAGATTTTGACGTCGGTTATTCATCTTGCTTAAAATATGAGTCCATCAAGAATATAAGCAATTGTGAATTTCTCGAGTATCTCCCAATAAGGCATTGCATATCCCATGTATTCGAAAGGCTGTGGGTGGAAAACGGTAGAAATATTGATGTACTTTGCGAAGACGATGAGACCCCGTTAGAGTCTCAAATGGAATTCGACAGCGCTGATACGGCAAATCAAATTGGAAACGAAGCCTTAAAACACATAGAAGCTAAATATCCTAATGCAAAGAGGCTTCAGGTTGTTAGGATATTTTCTCTGAAGAAGCAAAATATAGCTGGAATTCACTATAGGTTAAAGATGGAGGTTGGCGTTACAGATTGTCCCGCGTTAAGTCTTAAGAAGGACTGCAAGTTAGTTGATGGATTCGAGAATAACAAGTTCTGCCGAGTCAACGTGTGGATCAGGCCTTGGACGGACCACCCTCCAAATTTCCGCGTTATTTGCGATTATCAAGAAAGCGAGACCGCTGAGGTGTATCATAGAATGCAAGCTGAACACCTTTTCGCCAACTTCCTCGCAACATACAGGCCAGATTACATGGACGATTACAAAGAGATGTCAAGAAGGTTCAAGATATTCAGAGCTAACGTGAGAAAGGTTCACGAGTTGAACATTCACGAAAGAGGATCGGCGACATACGCAATCACTCAGTTCTCTGACTTGACTTCTGAGGAGTTTAGCAGCAAGTATCTGGGGCTGAATACGAGCTTAAAGAGTGAGAACAACATCCCCATGATTAAGGCGGAGATTCCGAAGATAGATTTGCCACAGTCCTTCGATTGGCGCGATCAGGGCGCCGTCACGGAGGTCAAGGACCAGGGACAATGCGGTAGCTGCTGGGCTTTCAGTGTTACAG GAAACGTGGAGGGTCAATGGAAGCTAACCTCGGGCAAGTTGTTATCCTTATCGGAGCAGGAGCTGGTGGACTGTGACAAAACGGACCAGGGCTGCAATGGCGGCCTGATGGACAATGCTTACAG AGCCATAGAAGAACTAGGCGGGCTAGAGTTAGAGACCGACTACCCGTATGAAGCGGCTGATGATAAATGCGTGTTCAACAAGACCCTGTCGAGGGTCCAAATCAGTGGGTCCGTCAACATCTCCTCGAACGAGACGGAGATGGCGCAGTGGCTGGTCGCCAACGGACCCATTTCTATCG GTATAAATGCAAACGCGATGCAGTTCTACGTCGGTGGCGTGTCACACCCGTGGAAGGCGCTCTGTAGCCCCAAGAACCTGGACCATGGAGTGCTGATCGTTGGCTTCGGGATCAAAG AATACCCGATCTTCAACAAACGCTTACCCTACTGGATAGTGAAGAACTCTTGGGGCAAGTCGTGGGGCGAGCAAGGCTACTACCGTGTGTACCGCGGCGACGGCACGTGCGGCGTCAACCAGATGGCGAGCAGCGCCGTCGTCTAA
- the LOC134799095 gene encoding protein O-mannosyl-transferase 2 has product MSDKVKTGPNNSSTKLWWITFGVLCGATFVTRFYKVLEPDHVCWDETHFGKMGSWYINRTFFFDVHPPLGKMLIALSGKLTGYDGTFPFDKPGDKYDGAKYEGMRIFCTTLGALVIPLTFLSLWEMTKSLDSTFIGTMLLLCDVGFLTLNRYILLDPILLFFMSCSIYGAMKVRTLTTEGHAPFSPTLITWQLFLGASLACTMSVKFVGLFVVLFVGLRTVADLWDVLGDLTKPVSLTVKHLIGRTITLILWPTALYVFFFWIHLTVLSKSGNGDGFYSSGFQARLIGNSLHNASAPRVLAYGAVVTLKNHRTGGGYLHSHHHLYPAGVGARQQQITTYTHKDENNRWIVRPYASSPSGTVLVRSGDLVRLTHTQTMRNLHSHRERAPLTQKCMQVTGYGEDGVGDANDVWKIVIAGGKDGDEIQTVKSKLMFVHYLQACALTTTGKQLPKWGYEQQEVACNPNLRDKNALWNVEDNVFDDLPKVSFEAYASGFIERFLESHAVMFQGNAGLKPKEGEVTSQPWQWPINYRGQFFSGSAHRVYLLGNPVVWWTNLAFLAVFFVIYVVNSVREKRAEARGIVLQGGENARLLNAAGWSFIGWALHYVPFWAMGRVLYFHHYFPALVFSSMLTGILTEYLLKSIKAYLSPELGRAVYQGAIGLVLSTTVYSFYLFSPLAYGMSGPLAHEPNSTMAGLKWLESWEF; this is encoded by the exons ATGTCTGATAAAGTAAAAACTGGCCCTAACAACTCATCTACAAAATT ATGGTGGATAACATTTGGAGTGCTTTGCGGTGCCACATTTGTGACAAGGTTCTACAAAGTTTTGGAACCAGACCATGTATG ttgGGACGAAACTCATTTTGGTAAAATGGGTAGTTGGTACATAAACAGGACTTTCTTCTTTGATGTACATCCTCCTCTTGGCAAG ATGCTCATTGCTTTGTCAGGCAAGCTGACAGGATATGATGGCACCTTTCCTTTTGACAAGCCCGGAGACAAGTATGATGGCGCCAAATATGAAGGCATGAGAATT TTCTGTACAACCTTGGGAGCCCTTGTCATTCCTTTGACGTTTTTATCATTATGGGAGATGACAAAGTCATTGGACTCCACTTTTATAGGAACAATGCTCTTATTATGTG ATGTTGGTTTTCTAACTCTAAACAGGTATATTTTGTTGGACCCAATTTTGCTGTTTTTTATGAGTTGCTCTATTTATGGTGCTAtgaag GTCCGCACACTCACCACAGAAGGTCACGCGCCCTTCTCACCAACACTGATAACCTGGCAGCTGTTCCTCGGTGCTTCGCTGGCCTGCACCATGTCGGTCAAGTTCGTGGGGCTGTTCGTCGTACTGTTTGTGGGGCTGCGGACTGTGGCTGACTTGTGGGACGTCCTTGGAGACCTTACTAAACCTGTG AGCCTCACCGTGAAACATCTGATTGGTAGAACCATCACTTTGATCTTGTGGCCTACTGCTCTCTACGTGTTCTTCTTCTGGATACATCTCACCGTATTGtcaaaaag TGGAAACGGCGACGGCTTCTACTCATCCGGTTTCCAAGCGCGCCTTATAGGAAACAGTCTTCACAACGCCAGTGCCCCTCGCGTTCTGGCCTATGGCGCAGTAGTAACATTGAAGAACCATCGCACTGGAGGGGGGTACTTACACTCGCATCATCATCTGTACCCGGCCGGGGTTGGCGCTAGGCAGCAACAG ATAACAACATACACGCACAAAGACGAGAACAACCGCTGGATCGTCCGGCCATACGCATCCTCACCTTCAGGCACTGTGCTCGTGCGCAGCGGAGATCTAGTGCGGCTCACGCATACGCAGACTATGCGCAACCTGCACTCGCACAGGGAGCGCGCGCCGCTCACGCAGAAATGCATGCAAGTTACTGGATACGGCGAA GACGGAGTTGGCGACGCGAACGACGTGTGGAAGATCGTGATTGCTGGAGGCAAAGATGGGGACGAAATACAAACTGTCAAGAGTAAACTCATGTTCGTGCACTATTTGCAA GCATGCGCACTGACAACAACCGGCAAGCAGTTACCGAAGTGGGGTTACGAGCAGCAAGAGGTTGCTTGCAACCCTAACTTGAGGGACAAGAACGCGCTGTGGAACGTAGAGGACAATGTTTTTGATGACC TACCAAAAGTAAGCTTCGAGGCCTACGCATCAGGCTTCATAGAGCGCTTCTTAGAGTCCCACGCCGTGATGTTCCAGGGCAACGCAGGGCTCAAGCCTAAAGAAGGCGAAGTCACCAGCCAGCCGTGGCAGTGGCCTATCAACTACCGG GGCCAATTCTTCTCCGGTAGCGCACACAGAGTCTACCTGCTGGGCAATCCGGTGGTGTGGTGGACCAATCTCGCGTTCCTCGCCGTGTTCTTCGTCATCTATGTTGTCAACTCCGTTAGGGAGAAGCGGGCAGAGGCGCGTGGCATCGTATTGcaag GTGGTGAAAATGCAAGACTTCTAAACGCAGCAGGATGGAGCTTCATTGGCTGGGCGTTGCACTACGTACCCTTCTGGGCAATGGGGCGAGTGCTGTACTTCCATCACTACTTCCCTGCGTTGGTCTTCAGTTCCATGCTAACGG GTATTCTCACCGAATATCTCCTAAAAAGCATCAAGGCTTACCTAAGCCCGGAGCTCGGCCGTGCTGTGTACCAAGGAGCTATAGGCCTCGTGTTGTCCACTACCGTGTACAGTTTCTATCTGTTCTCCCCTTTGGCTTATGGCATGAGCGGTCCGCTTGCACACGAGCCTAATTCTACCATGGCGGGACTCAAGTGGCTTGAGTCATGGGAGTTTTAG